In Mastomys coucha isolate ucsf_1 unplaced genomic scaffold, UCSF_Mcou_1 pScaffold5, whole genome shotgun sequence, one genomic interval encodes:
- the LOC116078176 gene encoding centrin-3-like isoform X2, which produces MIEEFDKHSDGEINQVLEWNIFVGREISLVLRGKFVVDKTKRKKWKELSEEQKREIKDAFELFNTDKDQAIDYHKLKVAMRAMGFDVKRADVLKILKHYDRGATGNMTFEDFSEVVTDWILEREPHEEILKAFKLFDDDDSGKISLRNLWQELDKDSDGEVNQEEFIAIMTGDM; this is translated from the exons ATGATAGAGGAGTTTGACAAACACAGCGATGGAGAGATAAATCAAGTCCTTGAGTGGAACATCTTTGTCGGAAGAGAAATAAGTTTAGTTCTGAGAGGTAAGTTTGTagtagacaaaacaaaaaggaaaaaatggaaagagcTCTCTGAAGAACAGAAGCGAGAAATTAAAGATGCTTTTGAGCTGTTTAATACTGACAAAGACCAAGCCATAGATTATCATAAATTAAAGGTGGCAATGAGAGCCATGGGCTTTGATGTGAAAAGGGCTGATGTGTTGAAGATTCTTAAACATTATGACAGAGGAGCCACAGGCAATATGACATTTGAAGATTTTAGTGAAGTTGTGACAGACTGGATACTAGAGAGAGAGCCACATGAGGAAATACTGAAAGCATTTAAActatttgatgatgatgattcagGAAAGATAAGCTTGAGGAATTTATGGC AGGAGTTAGACAAAGACAGCGATGGAGAGGTAAATCAAGAGGAATTCATTGCTATTATGACTGGTGACATGTAA
- the LOC116078176 gene encoding centrin-3-like isoform X1, with translation MIEEFDKHSDGEINQVLEWNIFVGREISLVLRGKFVVDKTKRKKWKELSEEQKREIKDAFELFNTDKDQAIDYHKLKVAMRAMGFDVKRADVLKILKHYDRGATGNMTFEDFSEVVTDWILEREPHEEILKAFKLFDDDDSGKISLRNLWRVARELGENMSDEELRVMIEELDKDSDGEVNQEEFIAIMTGDM, from the coding sequence ATGATAGAGGAGTTTGACAAACACAGCGATGGAGAGATAAATCAAGTCCTTGAGTGGAACATCTTTGTCGGAAGAGAAATAAGTTTAGTTCTGAGAGGTAAGTTTGTagtagacaaaacaaaaaggaaaaaatggaaagagcTCTCTGAAGAACAGAAGCGAGAAATTAAAGATGCTTTTGAGCTGTTTAATACTGACAAAGACCAAGCCATAGATTATCATAAATTAAAGGTGGCAATGAGAGCCATGGGCTTTGATGTGAAAAGGGCTGATGTGTTGAAGATTCTTAAACATTATGACAGAGGAGCCACAGGCAATATGACATTTGAAGATTTTAGTGAAGTTGTGACAGACTGGATACTAGAGAGAGAGCCACATGAGGAAATACTGAAAGCATTTAAActatttgatgatgatgattcagGAAAGATAAGCTTGAGGAATTTATGGCGTGTTGCCAGAGAGCTGGGAGAGAACATGAGCGATGAGGAGCTCCGGGTCATGATAGAGGAGTTAGACAAAGACAGCGATGGAGAGGTAAATCAAGAGGAATTCATTGCTATTATGACTGGTGACATGTAA